The Ardenticatenales bacterium genome segment TCCGCCAGGGCGGCGCTGGCGCTCGTCACACCCACATCGGCCTGGGCGCACTGTTCGCGCCAGTCTGGCGTGGCGGGCGTGGCCCACCGCCAATCCAGATGCGGCCAGCGGGTGGCGGGGTCGAGCGTTGGCAGCGGCGGCTCCACATTTGCCACCACCTTATGCGCGCCCAATTCCGCCCAGAGCGCGTCCAATCGCGCCACCGCCTCCTCCCAATTCGCCGCGCGCCACACCTCGCCGCCGGCCGCCGTCAGCGCCTGCGTGAAGGCGTCGGCCAGGTCCTGGAACTGGCGCTGATTTTGCCACGGCGCCGGCGATTCCCCAGGATGCGCCGCCTGTCGCGCCCCTCCTAGTGTTTCATCACGAGATTCTTGCTGTTCAGGTGACATTTACGAATACTCCCTGGTTAGCGACCATCCGAAAACGGCTTTGCGTTTTCAGCGGATGGCCATGAATTGTCATACGCTATGGCAGAAACTGTTTCATGACTTATGGGTCGTCGTACCGGTGTGGGGATCAGGGTGCGGCTCAATACGGCGCGTCGCAGGCCAACGGTATTACCATAGCGGGTATGGTTGATCCAACCGCGCGTACTGGCCGTCAGTTGCGCAAAGGAAATCTGTCCGGCCGCGTAATGGGCTATCGCCTGCCGCCAGCGGCGGCGGAAATAAATCCCCTTGCGCCGTTTCAGGCGACGCTGTTCCCGGTAAACGACGAAACCGAGAAAGGGGACCCCTTGTACGACCGGTTTGGGGTGCGCTCCGGCGTGAATGGTCAATCGCAAGGCGGCCAATCGTTCTTCAATGGCCCGCTTCCAGGTCCACAGCGTTGCTTTGTCGTCGGCAAAGAGCATAAAATCGTCTACGTAGCGCACAAACCCCTTGCAGCCTAATTCCTGCTTTACAAAGTGGTCAAAGCTGTTCAGATAGCAATTAGCCCAGAACTGGCTGGTCAGATTGCCAATAGGCAGCCCCCGCGGGCGGAAAAAGGCCAGCAGATCATCTCCAGGAAAATAGACCATGTCGTAAGCTTCCGCCAGAACGCCCACGCCGCTGGACAGAATCTGGTCAATCAGCCAGAGGACGTCCGCGTCTTGCACCTTGCGCGCCAGCGCGCGCCGCAAAATGGCATGGTCTATGGCGGGGAAAAATTGGCGTATGTCGGCTTGTAACACGTAAGGATAGTGGCGGGCGAATTCCTGGCAACGATCCAGGGCGCGGTGCGTGCCCTTACCCACGCGGTTGGCGTAGCTGTCGCTGATGAAACTGCGTTCAAATAGGGGTTCTATCAGGTTGCAAAGGGCGTGGTGGACGACGCGGTCGCGGAAAGGGGCAGCGCTGATCAGGCGGCGTTTCGGTTCGTGGATGAAAAAACTGTGGTAGTCGCCGGGGCGATACACCTTGTCTTGCAGTTCTTGCTGCAATGCCAGCAAATTTTCTTCCAGCCGGTATTCAAAGGCAGCCACGTTGGCCTGGCCCCGTTTCCCTTTGGCTGCGCGGCGGTAAGCCTGTAAGAGATTGTCCCAGGAGGTTAGTTCCGTGTACATGACATACAGATGCGACGCACTTTTGGAAGTGCGTCGCGTCTTCGGAAAAATGCCCGCCCACGGGGACGAGACCCTTGTGGGCGGGCCGTTGATATGTGTCCGGCCTTTTATCTGGGCGCGGACCGGAACAGGTTCCGCCATTTTCCTGCGCGAATCGTTGCCGACTCGCTAACCTCGACGCGGAAGCGGATGAACCGCCGCCGCGTATTTCCGGTGGGGACGCGCAGAAAAGCGTGGACGCGCGCACACCCGAAACCCGTTGTTGTCGTTACGGTTGTTCGGGTTGTTATGGTTGCGCGAGCCGCACCGCGGCACGTCTGAACCTGCCCCGACGACGCTGTTTTTGCTAATCAAAAACAGACAGGATCGCAGGCTGATTTTAAGACACTTTTTGCCATCCGCCCAATAAGCGGCCAATCTCCGTGGTCATGGCGGCGGCGTGGTGGTACTGACCAGGGGTGAGCCAGTTCCATTGCGCCGCCAGCCGCAGGTAGAGACGCACCCGCGCCAGGGCTTCGTCGGCGCGGGCCAGCCGTTCGCGCCGCTCCCCGCCGCGACGGGCGTTGGCTTCTTCCAGTCGCTCGCGTAAATCAAATGCGGCGTTCAGCAGCCGCTGCGTGACGGTGAGGCGATGCGCGCGGGGGAAGTTGTTGCTCACAGGCAGCAGCCAGGTGAGGAAGTCAAAGGTGCGGGTGAAGATGGGCATTTCGGGTTGGGCCATGTTGTTTCCTGGGGAAAGGATGAGGTGTGAGGTATGAGGTGTGAAGTATGAGGTATGAGGTGTGAAACTCATTGGTTGTGGTGTGTTTTGGTTTGGTGAACTGGTGTGAAATGGTTGGGCGAGTGATCAATGTGGAAAATTCGCGGCGGGGCCGCTGGGGGGCAAAGCCCCCCAGACCCCCCAGAGAACAGAGGGCGGCTGCGCCGCCGGTTCAGAGAACCAGAGGCCAGAGGCGTCAGCGGCCAGAGGCAGGAAAATGAGGACGCGCGCACACCCGAAACCCGTCGAGGCCGGAACGGAGGTACGGGTTGAGACGGGAGCGCGAGCCGCACCGCGGCCACGGTTGGTCATCAGCCCAAGAGCCGCCGCGCAGTATCCGCCCCCAATAGCTGTCCCGGTCAGGTCGTTCCCGCCCGTCGTCTGGCCGGTAAGGGTAAGCGTAGAGCGGGTCGAAGGTCCACGTCCCTCCCCGCGATTTTTCGGCGTCGTAACGACCATACAGCGAGCGCGTCCATTCCCAGACGTTGCCCACCATCTCCTCGCAACCATAAGGGGAACGCCCGGCGGGGAAGCAGCCCACGCCGCTGGTGGCCTCAATTTTGCTGCTCCTCTGGTTGGCCTGCTCCGGTCCCCAGGCGGGTTCGTCCGCGGCGGCGCGCCGGAGGCGGCTGAGCGGGGTCAGGGTGGGCAGCCCGGCCAGCGCCGCGACCGGCGGCGTTTCGGGCAGCGCTGCGCCGCCGCGCGCCCCCTTTTCCCACTCCGCTTCTGACGGGAGACAGACGCGCCATTCTACGTCTGCCGCCGCGCCGGGCAAGATGCCCGCCGCCTGCCACCGCCGCGTCAACCAGCGGGTGAAGGCCAGGGCTTCGTACCAGTTGACGCCGACGACGGGATGGTTGGGCAGGTTGAAGGGATGGCCGTAATCGTGGGGGCGGTCAAGGGTTCGCCATTCCCAGTTCCGTGTCTCCGCCAGCCACGTATAACCTTGCGCCGCGCCTGCTTTCCAAAAGCCGTGGGCGATGGCCTCCTCCCAGTTGCGCTCGTCCTCGTAGCCGCCTTCCTCCACAAACGCCTGGAACTGGGCGTTGGTGACGGGGTACTGCCCCAGCCAATAGCCATAGGGAATGTCCACCTCGTGTCGCGGGCGGACGGAATTTAGAATTGCCTGAATATTGGGATCGTCTTCCTGATATTCCTGGTCTTCGCCCATTTGGAACGGCCCTGGGGGTACGTAGCAAAAGGGCATGGCGTCCACCTCCAACACCTGGCGGCGAGGGTCGCCCAGGCGCGCCAGCGAAACGGACGCCTGGGCGCGTTCCACGGCGGGCAGCCGTCCATCGCGCATGGCCAGCAGCAGCCGTTCGCGCACGCGGCGCAGAACGGGTTTGTCCCGCGCGCCTACGTCGGTGGGATCAATTGCCACTTCCGCCAGCGCCAGCCCCGCCAGGTGCGCGCCCCACGCTTCCGTCTCCGTCAACCTTCCATCCGCCAGGGTGTCCGCCTCTTCCAGGCAGAGGCAGGGCACAAAATCCCACACCGCCCCCGTGTAACTCTTGCTGGCGTGGGCCACGGACAGCAGCAGCACTTCGCGCCAGCGGGACGGGTCAGAGCGGGCCGCGGTCGTCATCGCCTCGCTGCGCTGGCGGTCGGCGGCATAGCAGGCGGCCAGAAACTCCTGAAACGTGCGATGCGGAAACGTGTAGACGCCGCCGCCACGATCTATCAGCAGCCCGGCGCGGTCGCGCAGATAGGCTTCCAGCAGCCGGGGTTGCAAATCCTCCCGCTTGCTCACGCTTAACAGGGCATTGATGAGGACGTTTTCGGGGATGTCCACGGCCTGGCCGCTGGCGGGATCAGGCTGCGCGGCGTGGGCCTCGTAGGCCAGCTTTTGCAGCAGATCGCGCAGCGGGTCGCGCCCCACTTTCAACATTTCCGCCAGGCTTTTGTTGAGGGGGCGGCCGGTGGCCGGGTCCTTCACGGCGCGCAGGTTTTCCCACTTGTCCAGCAGCAGGTCCACGGTTTCGTCGTAAAGCTGCGCCCGCTTTCCGGGCAGCGTGCCGCCGCGCCAGGCGTGCAGGCTGGTCATCAACGTCAACAGCAAAGGGCGTTCTGCCAGGTCGCGCAATTCCGCGCGGGCGGCGATTGTTTCCCGCAGGTGGGCGGCGTCTTGTCGCGCTTTGTTTTCCGTCCAACCGCGCAGGGCAGCCGTATAGGTGTACCAGCGATCAATGAAACGGCGTATCTGCCCCCAGCTGAAGGGGGCCAGCAAGGTGGCCGTGAAGCCACTCAACGTCCATTCTTGATGTTGGTAAGCGTAGACGCGGCTGGTGACGAGGATGCGGGCGTGGGGCAGCGTCGCTTTCAGGTCGGCTACCAGGTCGCGGATCTGCCGCCGTCGCCTGTCTGCTTCGGGCACTTCGTCCAATCCGTCCAACAGCAGCAACCCGCCGCGCTGCTCAAATTCCTGCTTCAGGTAGGGAGTAAAGGCGGGCGTTCCGCCGTGGTTTTCCAGGAAAGCCCAGAGGTGGTCCGCCGTGGCCGCTTCCTGGGGAGCGGGCAGCCCTTCCGCGGCCAGGTCGCGCAGCGTGACGAGCAGGGGCAGCAAGGGGCCGTGGCTCCAGGGCTGTCGTTCCGCCTCGTCGTCCCCTTTTTCATCAGGCAGGGGGTGGGTGAGCAGGTCCAGGTTGATTTCCGCATGATCCAGCCCTGCTCCCGCCAGGCAAGCGGCGACGAAATTGGCGAAGGTGCTTTTGCCGCTGCCCGGATCGCCGAGAAGCACGAGATGCTGCTGGCGGTCCAACTGCCGCAAAGCGGAAATGGGCGCGGCTTTGCCCTGGCCGCGTCCCAGAAGCCCGGGCATCTCGCCGCCGAACGGCCCCCCTTCGCTGCTGGTGGTGAGGAGGGCGGTGTACACCGTTTTCAGGGGGAGGCGACCGGCATTTTGGGTCTCTGTGGTCTCTTCCACGCTGGCGCGGTCAATGCCGCTGAGGGGGAGGAACCTGGTTTGTTCCAGGAGCCGTCCCAGGTACGTTCGCCGCAGGCTGTGCAGGTCCACGGCCTCCCCCGGGGCGGCTTCGTGGTAGTGTTCGTAGTAGGGGCCATTTACTTTTGTATTGCCAGTGCCGGTGAAGATGTCTCCGACAGCGGCGCCCTCCCCCTGGACGATGACCCCCTTGCCCTGCAAAATGGCCTCATATTGGGGCGTATTGCCCAACTGGGCCAGTTCCTGGCGCAGTTTCTGCCAGAAGGCATCCTGATCGGCAGGGGCGAGGCTGTCCTGGGCTGCGGTGAACGTGTCAAATCGGGCGTTGATGGCGTCGAGAGCGGTCAGCAGTTCCCCGCGCGCGGCCACATTCTCCCGAATCCAGGCAATGACGTCGTTTTCCGTGACCGGGGCGGCGCGGTCACGCCAGCGTTGTAGTTGTTCCGCGATCAAGTTGGAGCCGACGCCGCCGGCGACGCTGCCCAGCGCGATGTAGAGGGA includes the following:
- a CDS encoding lactate utilization protein, encoding MSPEQQESRDETLGGARQAAHPGESPAPWQNQRQFQDLADAFTQALTAAGGEVWRAANWEEAVARLDALWAELGAHKVVANVEPPLPTLDPATRWPHLDWRWATPATPDWREQCAQADVGVTSASAALAETGTMVVSSGPGCSRLTPLLPPVHVALVPTRCLTTNLFTWVATRQGPPPPATTLISGPSKTADIEQTMAVGVHGPKRLIVVLW
- a CDS encoding RNA-dependent DNA polymerase, coding for MYTELTSWDNLLQAYRRAAKGKRGQANVAAFEYRLEENLLALQQELQDKVYRPGDYHSFFIHEPKRRLISAAPFRDRVVHHALCNLIEPLFERSFISDSYANRVGKGTHRALDRCQEFARHYPYVLQADIRQFFPAIDHAILRRALARKVQDADVLWLIDQILSSGVGVLAEAYDMVYFPGDDLLAFFRPRGLPIGNLTSQFWANCYLNSFDHFVKQELGCKGFVRYVDDFMLFADDKATLWTWKRAIEERLAALRLTIHAGAHPKPVVQGVPFLGFVVYREQRRLKRRKGIYFRRRWRQAIAHYAAGQISFAQLTASTRGWINHTRYGNTVGLRRAVLSRTLIPTPVRRPISHETVSAIAYDNSWPSAENAKPFSDGR
- a CDS encoding SUMF1/EgtB/PvdO family nonheme iron enzyme; this translates as MSNIDEKIWRALGLAKLKQQFKQWFNRDNVSYVTYGTVAGLALWPLVEAAAQAPPGQLPASLYIALGSVAGGVGSNLIAEQLQRWRDRAAPVTENDVIAWIRENVAARGELLTALDAINARFDTFTAAQDSLAPADQDAFWQKLRQELAQLGNTPQYEAILQGKGVIVQGEGAAVGDIFTGTGNTKVNGPYYEHYHEAAPGEAVDLHSLRRTYLGRLLEQTRFLPLSGIDRASVEETTETQNAGRLPLKTVYTALLTTSSEGGPFGGEMPGLLGRGQGKAAPISALRQLDRQQHLVLLGDPGSGKSTFANFVAACLAGAGLDHAEINLDLLTHPLPDEKGDDEAERQPWSHGPLLPLLVTLRDLAAEGLPAPQEAATADHLWAFLENHGGTPAFTPYLKQEFEQRGGLLLLDGLDEVPEADRRRRQIRDLVADLKATLPHARILVTSRVYAYQHQEWTLSGFTATLLAPFSWGQIRRFIDRWYTYTAALRGWTENKARQDAAHLRETIAARAELRDLAERPLLLTLMTSLHAWRGGTLPGKRAQLYDETVDLLLDKWENLRAVKDPATGRPLNKSLAEMLKVGRDPLRDLLQKLAYEAHAAQPDPASGQAVDIPENVLINALLSVSKREDLQPRLLEAYLRDRAGLLIDRGGGVYTFPHRTFQEFLAACYAADRQRSEAMTTAARSDPSRWREVLLLSVAHASKSYTGAVWDFVPCLCLEEADTLADGRLTETEAWGAHLAGLALAEVAIDPTDVGARDKPVLRRVRERLLLAMRDGRLPAVERAQASVSLARLGDPRRQVLEVDAMPFCYVPPGPFQMGEDQEYQEDDPNIQAILNSVRPRHEVDIPYGYWLGQYPVTNAQFQAFVEEGGYEDERNWEEAIAHGFWKAGAAQGYTWLAETRNWEWRTLDRPHDYGHPFNLPNHPVVGVNWYEALAFTRWLTRRWQAAGILPGAAADVEWRVCLPSEAEWEKGARGGAALPETPPVAALAGLPTLTPLSRLRRAAADEPAWGPEQANQRSSKIEATSGVGCFPAGRSPYGCEEMVGNVWEWTRSLYGRYDAEKSRGGTWTFDPLYAYPYRPDDGRERPDRDSYWGRILRGGSWADDQPWPRCGSRSRLNPYLRSGLDGFRVCARPHFPASGR
- the avd gene encoding diversity-generating retroelement protein Avd, which produces MAQPEMPIFTRTFDFLTWLLPVSNNFPRAHRLTVTQRLLNAAFDLRERLEEANARRGGERRERLARADEALARVRLYLRLAAQWNWLTPGQYHHAAAMTTEIGRLLGGWQKVS